The genomic region CCGGCAGCCCGGCGCCCGCGCCCGCCGGTAGTCCGGCGCCCGCGCCCGCGCCCGCACCCGCGCCCGCCGACGCCGCGCCCGCCGGCAGCCCGGCGCCCGCGCCCGCCGGTAGTCCGGCGCCCGCGCCCGCGCCCGCCAACGCCGCGCCCGCGGCGCTGGGGATGCGCGCAGCGGCGTTTCCCGCCACCGGTGTGCCGGGGACCGTCCCGGGATACAGCACCTCCCATGCGACGTCGCTGTAGCCTCCGGCCGCGTAGCTCCTCACCGCCTCGGGCCCGCCGAGCGCCTTCGTCGCGCCTCGCGGGAGAGGCCAAGGACGTTTCCCGAGGCGCACTGCATTCCGGAACGGCAGCCACGTGGCGGGTGCGCCTTGGCGCGCCCATGCGGAACGGCAGCCACGTGGCGGGTGCGTATCGGCGCGCCCATGCGCCACAGCCAGCTAGCCGAGCAGGCGGCCGACGCGCAGCAGGGCGCGCTTGCTGCCGGACAGGCGAATGCGACCGCGCAGTAGCTCGACGAGGCCGTTGCGGTCGCCGCGGCGCAGGCCGCGCCACACGTCAACGTCCATCGTCACGGTGAACGACGGGCGCTCGTGCCGGCCGGCGCGCACGTCGACGCGACCGCCGGCGAGCACGAAGTGCCACCAGCCGCCGCGGTCGCCCGTGAGATGGATCTGCGCGATCTCTCCGGCACGCCCGAACCGCTCGCCGAGGTCCGGCTGCTGGGCCAGCACACGCGGCACCCACTCGAGGAAGTAGCGCCCGGGGTCGGCCAGGTACTCGTCCGGGATCGGCGCGGCGCCGGCGCTCACGGGTGCCTCCGGGCGAGCACGCGGTAGGTGTTCGACAGGCCAAATCGGCGCACCAGCGGGTCCGCGAGCGCGTCGACGACGCGGCCCGCGAGCACGAGTGGCACGCCCGCCGCCCACACCGCGTTGCGCCACGCGCGCCGAGCGGCGCCGGCGCGCGGCCGCCACGGCCGGCCGGTGGGCGGCGCGATGCGGTCGAGCAACAAGAACGCAGCGAGGACGAAGTCGACCCGCTGGTGCGCCTCGCCCCGGTGCCACACCACCGGCTCGAAGCCGCGCTCGCGCAACATGCGGTCCAGGTTGCGCCGCGATACGAGGTGCTGATGTTGCGGCTGGAACCATGGAATCCAGTAGCGGCCGAGCAGGCGGCCGAGCGGCGACTCCGGGTCCGGCACCTCGACGAGCAAATGACCGCCGGGCGCCAACGCGGTGCGCGCGGCATCGAGTTCGGCGGCCGGATCGCGCGTGTGCTCCAGGTAGTGGCTCATGCTCACGACGTCGTAGCGGCCGGCGAGATCGGCGGCCAGCTCCGGGAACAGGCCGCGGAAACCGCGGTCGGCCCAGCCGCGGTCGACCGCGTCGTCGACCGCGTCCGACAGGTCGAGCATGTCGAACGCCGTGTCCGGCCACACGTCGCGCGCCGCGCAGCAAAAGTGGCCGTGGCCACCGCCGACGTCGAGCCAGCGCCGCGGCTGCGCGTGGCCGCGCAGCATCTCCGCCCGCGCCCGGTACGGGCCGTCGTGGAACCCGAAGATGAACTCCATCCCGCGCTCGCCGAGGCCGTCGTAGAAGTCGCGGTAGTAGAAGTCGAGCCCCTCGAGTGACAGCCGCGGGTTCTGGAACACGTGGCCGCAGTCGCGACACCGCTCGAGCGTGAACCGCCCCGGTTTTTGCTGCAGCAGGTCGGTCGTGCGCAAGTGAACGCGCAGATCGCGGCCGCCGCAGAGCGGACAGGTGTCGCGCCGCGGCTCGAAAAACCGATCGATGCCGCGGTCGAGCAACGCGCCGTACGTGGGGCGCAGCGCGTCGACCGGATCGGGGTCGCCGGGCGCGGGCGGCCGGCGGCGCGCGACCGTGACCGCCCACAGCGCCAGCTCGTACGGCAGCCGGGCGAGCGCGACCCACCACAGGTCCCGGCTGCGGACGGGCGTCCCCGCGATCGCGATCACCGGCTGCAGATGCAACGACACGAGCGCAGCGAGTCCCCACGCGGGAGCCATCGCGAGCCCGGCGACGATCGCCGCGAACACCGCGAACTGCGCGCCCAGCACGAACGGGGTCGCGCCGCCGACGACCTCGCGGGTGACGGCATAGCGCCACGCGAGCGACTCGCGCGGCGCGCGCAACCGCGGCGCGACCGCCAGGTCGGTGCCGGTACACGCGTACCGCTTCAATCGCGCCGCGAACCGCGCGAATCGCACCGGATCGGCGACGTCGTTTTCGCAGGCGCGCGCACGCCGGACCAGATCGGCGGACACCGCGACGGCGGCACCGGCCGTCCGCCCCGGCGCGAGCCGGCGCCGCCGGTAGCTCGGCACGTCGACGAGCTGCGCGAGCGCCATGGCGCGAACCGCCGGCAGATCCCGCGGCACGAGGTCGACCGCGTCGAGGCGGTGGCGCCGCGCGTACGCCCGAGCGGCGACGACGGTCTCCGCGTCGACCTGCGCGCCGGGCGCGGCGAACACGGCAAAGTCGTCATCCGCCGCGCCGGGCGCAGACGGAGCGCGCGCCTCCCCGTCGCGTTCGGCCGCCGCCGCAGGCCGGCCGGCTTCCCGCGCGGCCGCCTCGGACGCGGACGGCGCGTCGCCGGAGCCGGCGCCGTCGCCGCGCGCGTCGCCGAGCACGGCGAGGGCCGAAAGCCGCCCGCGCATACGCACCGCATCCACGGCGAACACGGCCGCGAGCACCGCCATCAACCACGTCATGCCATCCACTCCTCGATCAAGTCCGCCGCGCGCGGCGCACCGCCGGCGCGGGCGAACGACTCCGCGATCCGCGAGGCCGCTTCGGCGAACGCCGACTCGTCGAGCACGCGCATCACCGCGTCGCGCAGCGCGGGCGCGCGCACCCGGCCGAACTTGACGCGGATGCCCGCGCCCGCCTCCACGACCTGCTGAGCGACCACCGGCTGATCGTCGACGATCGGCGCGACGACGAGCGGCCGCCCGTGGGCCAGCGCCTCGACCACCGTGTTGTGGCCGGCGTGGCACACGACCGCGTCGACGTGTGGCAACAGCGCGAGCTGCGGGACGAAGTCGCGCCGCAGGACGTTGTCGGGCATGGCGGCGGGCGCGCAGTCGCGCGGCGCGACGAGCACGACCTGAATCGGACCGCCGCCGAGCGCCTCGACCACCTCGCCGAAGAACCGGGCGCCGGCGCGCGCGTTGACCGTCCCGAGCGTCACGAGCACGCGCGGCCCGTCGCGCAGCGCGCTCCACGGGAAGTCGACCGGCTCGGGCCGATCGCTGATCGACGGGCCGACGAACTCGACGCGCCCGGGCAGCGCCGCGTCGCCGACGAGCGCCCGCGTGGAGAACGCGACGACGAGGTAGGGCGAGCGCTCCGGCGCCGGCCCCGCGTCGACCCCGGCGGCGGCGAACAGCCCCGCGATCAGTTCGTCGAGCCACGCGCGCACCTTTGGCAGCCCCGCGAGCGGATCGACCACGCCGGCGGACGTCGTGGCGAACGTGACCCACGGCAGCGCGCGTCGCCGCGCGGCGATCGCGCCGGCGACCGCCTGCTGGTCGACGACGACCACGTCGGGGCGCCACCGATCGATCGCCGCGTCGACGCCCGGCACCATCTGGCGCGCCAGCGGCGCGAAAAACTCCTCCCACAACAGCTTGAGCCGCGCGGCGCCGCGGGCCGCCGTGGCGCGCGCCGCGATCGGTGCGGCGACGTCGTCGGGCACGTCGTCGTCGAGCGCGAACCGCGTCGCATCGGGCGGCAACGCCCGCGCCAACGCCCGCGCGTGGCCGACCCACGCGACCGCGTGGCCGCGTGCCGACAGTTCGCGCGCGACCGACACCGTGGGATTGATGTGTCCCATCAGCGGCGGGACGACGAACAGCACGCGGCTCACCGAGCTCCCTCCGCGAACCAATCGGCGAGCGCGCCGCACACCTCGTCGGTCCGTTCCCACAGCACGGAGTGCGTGCAACCGGGCACAATCCGCAGGGCGCAGTCGGGCAGCGCGGCGGCGAGGCGCTCGCCGGCGGCGCGCGCGTCCGACTGCTCGCCGTACAGCGCGAGAACCGGACAGCGAACGGCGGCCAGTTGCGCGCCGGCGAGCGCTGGCGATCGCCGGATGTCGTCGACGAGCGTCGTGTCGTACACGAGCGCGGCGGCGGCCGCCGCCAGCCGCGTCCGCTTGCGCGCGCTGTGCCGGCCGAGCCAGTTGCGAAAGTTGGCCGCGATCGCGCGGTCGCGCGCGTCGCCGCGCAGTTCGAGGGTCGCCGCCATCTTCTCGGCCCAGTCGGGCGCGCCGCCGTGAGCGTCCACCAGCGCCATCCGCGCCACGCGCTCGGGATGACGCGCGGCGAACGCGAGGGCGAGCGCGCCGCCGAAGCTGTTTCCGGCCAGGCCGATCGGCTCGAATACCCCGAGCGCATCGAGCAGCGCGGCGAGATCCGCCGCGAGCACGTCGATGGTGTAGCCGGTGGCCGGCCGGTCGCTGCGGCCGTGGCCGCGCAGGTCGTACACCACGACCGGGCGCGCGCGTGCGACGCGCGGCGCCGCCGTGAAGTACCAGCTCGACAGGTTGTCCATCACCAGACCGTGGACGAACACGACCGGCGCGCCGGTGGTCGGTCCGAGGCGCTGGACGTGGTGACGCACGCCGTTTGCGATGACCTCAGCCATCGAAGAACCTCGCGATCGCGCCGGTGAGCGCGCGCGGCTGATCGAGGTGCAGGTAGTGGCCGCCGTCGAGCACGACGAAGTCGGCGCGCGGGATGGCGCGCGCGAGCCGCTCGCCGGCCGGCGCGCACGCCGACCGCCGCCCGCAAACGACCAGCGCCCGGCACGACACGCGCGCAAGCTCCGCGTCGTCGACGTCGCCCTCGGCGTCGACGTCGGCCAGCAGCGTGGTGTCGCGCGAAAGACGCGCGAGCTGCGCGACGAGCCGGCGAGCGCGCCGGCCTCCCGCGCCGACGACCGCGCGCAGCTCCGCCGGCAGCGCCGCCGCCATGTCGGCCGGAGCGCGGCGGGCGAACGCCGCGGTCTCGCCCATGCGCGCCGGCGGCAGCGGCGCCTCGACGAGCACGAGCCGGTCGACGCGATTCGGATGGTCCAGCGCGAACCGCAACGCGATCAATGCGCCGTAGCTGTGCCCGACGAGAGCGACTCGCGGCAGGCAGGCGACGACGCCGGCCAAATCGCGCGCCTGCGTGGCGACGTCGTAGCCGGACGGCGGCACGTCGCTGCGACCGTGGCCGCGCAGGTCGTACAGCAGGACGCGCCGGCGGCGCGCCAGCGCCGGCGCGGCCGTGAAATACCAGGTCGTCAGATTGCCGATCAGCAGGCCGTGCAACATGACGACCGGCGGGTCGACCGGCGGCCCCGGCGGGTCGAGCGCGACCGCGTGCAGCCGCACGCCGTTTGCAACTACGAACGACACGCGGCGATGTACTCCACCAGGTCGCCGACCGTGAGCGCGATGATCTCGTCGAGGTCCTTGTCCGCCAGCCACGCGGTGAAGTCGACTGCGTCGCCGTAGTGCTGTTGCAGCTTCTCGGCGAGCGCAACGAACTCGATGCTCTCGAGTTCGAGATCGCGGCCGAAGGACGTCGCCAACTCGATCGGGCCGGTCATGTCGAGGTCGTCGCCGACCACCTCGACGATCAACCTGCGAACCGTTTGCAACACATCGTCTCGCGTCAGATTCGTCATCGACTCACTCGTCCTGCTTCGGTCACGGCGCCTCCGTCACGCGCACGGCGTGCCGCCGTCGTCGCCGGCCGTCCACGCGACGATCGCATCGCCGCGGCGGCGGGTCGTCACCCACGCGCGGTCACCGCCGGCACGCGCGACCAGCATGCGGTCGCCGGCGACCTCGACGACTTCGAAGCGCCTCGGGTTGCCCATCAGGCCGGTGCCGGCGGCCTTCGCGGCGGCCTCCTTGGCCGCCCACACCCGCGCGAACCACTCGTCGCGATCGACGCCGCCGCGCGCGCGCCGCTCGCCGTCGGTGAACGCCACGTGGGCGAACCCGTCGCCGCGCGGCGCGATCGTCTCGACGTCGACGCCGACGCGCGCCCCCGGCCCGTGCGCGAGCCGCGCGACGCCGAGGTGCGGCTTGTGCGCGATCGACACGGCCACGCGGCCGCCGGCGAGCGCGTCGGCCACCGCGCGCGCGCACCCCGTTGCGGCCGCGACCACCGGCCCGCCCGCCGCGTCGCTGTCGATCCGCACCTCGGCGGGAAACACCGCGCCGAGTCCGCGGCGCCACAGCCAGTCGCGCACGGCGTCCTTGGCGGCGATGCGCCCGACGAGCCACCCGCGCTGGCGGCGCGCGCCGAGCCGTTCGTAGACCGCGTACTCGTCTGCGCCGAGATAACGCCGGGCGATCAGCTCGCGCGACGCCGCGCCGCGCCAGCGCTCGACGCACACGTACACGCCGCCGTCTTCGCGCTCCGACAGCATCCGCCGCTCGGGGAACCGCAACATGGGCCAGACGACCTCGTCGGTGTCGAACCGCTTGTCGACCCAGCCGGTCGCGCGCGCCCAGAGCCGCCCCGCGTCGACCAGCTCCATGTCCGCGCGTACGAGCGCGTGGTCGACCCGCCGGATCCACACGGTGCAGTCGACCGCGCGGCCCTCGGCGGGCGGCGGCGCGAACCACTCGATCGACGCGATCCGCACGGGAAATGCGAGCCGATCGACCTCGGTGTTCGCCATCACCCAGTAGCCCATGAGCTGGCCGGCGTTGTCGAGCAGCGCACCGCGCGCCGGCAGCGCGGCGAGTTCGCCGCGAATGCCGCCGGCGCCGATCGGACCGAGGCGGCGCACGCCGCGGTAGGCGGGGCCGTGAAACATCCAGCGATCGTCGTACAGCCGGCCCGCGTCCACCTCCGGGGGGCGCGGATCGCCGATCGGCTCCGCCGACGGTGCGGGTGCCGGCGGATAGGTCGTCGCCACGACGACCGTGCCGGCAGCGTAATCCCCGATCCGCACATCGACGCGATCGGCTCCGTCGAACGCGGCGGAGATGTCGACCTCCGCCGGCGGCGCGACGGCGAGCCAGCGATGCGCCGAAACGTTCTCGACCGCCACCGCGACCCGCCCCGGCGCGACCCGCGCCGCCGCCTCGACCATGAGGTCGATGTGCATCGTCATCGGCACCACCGGAAAACGGTCGGGCCAGTGCGGCCAGCCGTCGCGCTGGCGATAGAAGGTGTGGTCGGCCAGTTCGGGGTAGTCGTCGAGGGACACCCGGTGCCGCCATGCCGCGCGCGCTGGCGGCGGCTGCGAGCGCGGCGGCGCGCGGCGCGCCCGCTCGAGCGCGGCGAGCACGTCGCGCTGCGCGTCGTGCAACAGCGCGAGGTTGGCCTCGAACGCGGCGACCACCGGATCGCGCACGGCCGGCAACCTGCCCGCGCCCGCGCGCACGGTGTCGGCTGCCGGGCGCGGCGTGTCGGCGGCGACTTCGCCGGCCTCGGCCGCTGCGACGGGCCGCGCCGCGCGGCCGGCGACCGCGGGCGCGATCCGGCCGGCGAGCGAGATGCGCGGCGCGCCGAGCGCCAGCGCGACGGGCGCGCGCGGCGCGGCGGGCGCCGGCCGCGGATCGCCGTCGACCGTCACCGGCAGGGCGTCGAACCGCACGTTCACCCCCTCGGTCCACAGCGCCGCGGCGACCCGCGCGAGCTGCGCGAGGCCCGCGCGCCGCGGGCTGTTGGCGGCGACGGTCGCGTGCGGGCGGCCGCGGAGGGTGTCGTCGATGAAGCCGCCGAGCGCGGTCGGGCCGACGAGCACGAATACGCGCACGCCGGCGGCGTACAGCGCGTCGACGAGCTCGCGAAACCGCACCGGCTCGACGAGGTGGTCGACGGCGAGCGCGCGGATCGCGTCGGGGTCGTCCGGGTACGGCGCGCAGGTGGTCGCCGACCACAACGGAATGCGCGCCGGTTGCAGAGGCAACCGGTCGACGACGTCGCGAAACGCACCGACGTGTGCGCGGTACGCGGGAGTGTGAAAGCCCGAGCGAAACGGCAACCGCTGGCACAGGACGCGCTCGGCCCGCAGCCGGTCGACCGCCGCCGCGATCGCCGCCGGTGGCCCGCACACGACGGCCTGGTGCGGGCAGTTGTCGTGGGACACGACCGCGCCGTCGATGCCGGCGATCGCGCGCGCCGCGCGCGCGGCGCTGCAGCCGACCGCGAGGTAGTCGAGGTCGGCGACCCCGACGCTGCCGGGTCGCAGCGTCGCGGCGAACGCATCGACCGCATCCGCCGGTATCATCTCGGCCGCAACCATCCCCGTCCATTCGCCCGCGCTGTGCCCCGCGATGCAGTCGGGACGCACGCCGAGCCGGCGGAGCGCGGCGTCCAGTAACCGGCCGGTGGCGACGAGCCGGGCGGTGTGGCGTTCGATGTCGCTGCCGCGGTCGGCCGCCGCCGCGGGCAGGCCGAAGTGGGCCGCCACGTCGTCGGTGCGCGGCGAAAACTCGGGCTCGATGCCCGGAAACACGAACGCCAGCTTGCCGCCCGCGGCGAGCGCGCCGGACCCGGGCGCGATCCACAGGTCCTGGCGGCCGCGCCACGGCGCGCCGCGCGCCGCGACGCGAGCGGCGCGCGCGCGCCGCTCGGCGGTCGGGTCGACCAGCGCGAGCCGGCACGGCCCCGGTTCGGATACCCCGGTGGCGACCGCACGCGCGAGGCCCTCGGGGGTCGCGGCCGTCACCAGCAGAATGCGCGCGGCCGCCGGCGCCCGCGGCCGCGGCCGCGGCGACGGCCGCGCGCCGGCGTGCTGGTCGAGGACGACGTGCGCGTTGATGCCGCCGAAGCCGAACGCGCTCACCCCGGCGCGCCGCACGCCCGCGTCCCACGCCTCCGCGCGCGCGACTGGACGAAGCCGCGAACCGGCCAGCGCGGGGTGCGGCTCGTCGCAGTGGAGCGTCGGCGGCAGCACGCCGTGGTACACCGCGAGCGCCGCCTTGATGAGCCCGGCGATGCCGGCTGCGGGCATCGCGTGGCCGATCATCGACTTGATCGAGCCGATGCCGACCGGTGCGCCGCGGTCGCCGAACACGCGGCGCATGGTCGCGATCTCGGCGGCGTCGCCCGCGGGGGTGGCGGTGCCGTGCGCCTCGATGAGCCCGACGCTCGCCGGATCGATGCCCGCGGCGCGATACGCGCGCTCGAGCGCCATCACCTGGCCGTCGACCCGCGGCGTCATCACGGTCGACGCGCGGCCGTCGCTGGCGATGCCGACGCCGCGGATGACCGCGTAGACGCGATCGCCGTCGCGCTCGGCATCGGCGAGCCGCTTGAGGACCACCACGCCCACCCCCTCGCCGATCAGCAACCCGTCGGCGTCGCGGTGAAACGGCCGGATCCGGTCGCTGCGGCTGAGCGCGCCGAGCCGCGTGAACACCGACCAGAACGTCACGTCGTGACACACGTGGACGCCGCCGGCGAGCACCACGTCGCACCGCCGCGACGCCAGCTCGCGGCACGCGTGGTCGATCGCCACGAGCGAGCTGGCGCACGCGGCGTCGACGACGTACGCCGGCCCGCGCAGGTCGAGCCGGTTCGCGATGCGCGACGCGGCGAGGTTGGGCACGAGGCCGATCGCGGCGTCGGGGCTGCCGAGGTCGACCTGGGCCTGGAACGCCGCGCGCACGCGTTCGACCTGGTCGTCGGGCAGGTCCGGCACCGCCGCGCGCACGGCAGCGACCGCGCACTCGGCGCCGCGCACGAACAGGTCGAGCCGCGCCATCGCCGGCGTCAGGTAACCGCCGCGGCCGAGGATCACGCCGGCCCGCTCCGGCCGCGGCGGCCGGCAGCCGGCATCGGCCAGCGCGGCGGCCGCCGCCTGCAACGCGAGCAGCTGGTCCGGCTCGGCGACGCGGGCGGCCGCGGGCACGACGCCGAACGCCGCGGCGTCGATCGTGGGTTCGGCAAGGAATCCGCCGCGGCGGCAGTAGAACCGATCGGCTCGCCGCGCCGCCGGGTCGTAATAGCTCGCGTCCCAGCGGTCGGCCGGCACGGGGCCGATCGCGTCGACGCCGGCGCACACGTTGGCCCACAAACGGTCGACGTCCGCGGCGCCGGGGAACGTCCCGGCCATGCCGACGATGGCGACCGGCTCAGCCATCGACCGCCGGCGCCGCCGGCTGGAGCGAAAACGCCGCCGGCTCGGCGCACATCCACACGACCTGGCTCGGTCCGTCGGCGGCCGCCAGCTCCGCGCACAGCGCCGCCACGCCCGCGTCCGGGTCGATCAACTGCACTCCGCGGCGCGCGTACGCCCGGCGCAGCTCGTCGCTCACCATGCCGCCGCCGTCCCACGGTCCCCAGTCGATCGCGACGGCGCGGCCGGCGATGCGGCGGTCGAGCCACCGCGCGATCGCGTCGAGCGCATCGTTGGCCGCGGCGTAATCGACCTGGCCGCGGTTGCCGAACACGCCGCTGACCGAGCCGAACAGCGCGACGAACCGAACGTCGTCGCGCAGCCGGTCGGCGAGCGCGACGGCCGACGCGACCTTGGTCGCGAACACGCGCGAGAACGACTCGGGCGTCTTGTCGCGCGCGAGCTTGTCCTCGACCACGCCCGCGCCGTGCAAGACGCCGTCGATCCGGCCGTGCCGCGCGTAGATGGCGTCGACGAGCGCCGACCACTCCGCGGTGTCGCGCACGTCGACCGCGTGGTAGACGGCCTCGCCGCCGGCGCGCGCGATCTCCGCGAGCGTCGCGCGAATCGCGCGGACAGCGAGCAACCGCCGGCACTCCGCCTCGATGTCGGCAGGAGAGCCGACGCCGCGCGCCGCCAACACCGATCGCAGCGCGCGCGCGTCGCCGGCGGCCGCCAGCTCCGGATCGTCGCCGCCGCCGTCCGGAGGCAGCGGGGTGCGGCCGACCAGTTCGAAGCGACAGCGGTAGCGCCGCGCGAGCTCGACGACGGCCCGCGCGGTGATGCCGCGCGCTCCGCCGGTCGCCACGACGACCGAGTCGCGGTCCAACAGTGCGGCGACCGCGGCGTCGGGCGCAGGTGCCGGCACGACGGTGCGGACGAACCGATCGCCGCCCGCGTAGCCGG from Deltaproteobacteria bacterium harbors:
- a CDS encoding class I SAM-dependent methyltransferase, with amino-acid sequence MDGMTWLMAVLAAVFAVDAVRMRGRLSALAVLGDARGDGAGSGDAPSASEAAAREAGRPAAAAERDGEARAPSAPGAADDDFAVFAAPGAQVDAETVVAARAYARRHRLDAVDLVPRDLPAVRAMALAQLVDVPSYRRRRLAPGRTAGAAVAVSADLVRRARACENDVADPVRFARFAARLKRYACTGTDLAVAPRLRAPRESLAWRYAVTREVVGGATPFVLGAQFAVFAAIVAGLAMAPAWGLAALVSLHLQPVIAIAGTPVRSRDLWWVALARLPYELALWAVTVARRRPPAPGDPDPVDALRPTYGALLDRGIDRFFEPRRDTCPLCGGRDLRVHLRTTDLLQQKPGRFTLERCRDCGHVFQNPRLSLEGLDFYYRDFYDGLGERGMEFIFGFHDGPYRARAEMLRGHAQPRRWLDVGGGHGHFCCAARDVWPDTAFDMLDLSDAVDDAVDRGWADRGFRGLFPELAADLAGRYDVVSMSHYLEHTRDPAAELDAARTALAPGGHLLVEVPDPESPLGRLLGRYWIPWFQPQHQHLVSRRNLDRMLRERGFEPVVWHRGEAHQRVDFVLAAFLLLDRIAPPTGRPWRPRAGAARRAWRNAVWAAGVPLVLAGRVVDALADPLVRRFGLSNTYRVLARRHP
- a CDS encoding acyltransferase domain-containing protein, whose product is MAEPVAIVGMAGTFPGAADVDRLWANVCAGVDAIGPVPADRWDASYYDPAARRADRFYCRRGGFLAEPTIDAAAFGVVPAAARVAEPDQLLALQAAAAALADAGCRPPRPERAGVILGRGGYLTPAMARLDLFVRGAECAVAAVRAAVPDLPDDQVERVRAAFQAQVDLGSPDAAIGLVPNLAASRIANRLDLRGPAYVVDAACASSLVAIDHACRELASRRCDVVLAGGVHVCHDVTFWSVFTRLGALSRSDRIRPFHRDADGLLIGEGVGVVVLKRLADAERDGDRVYAVIRGVGIASDGRASTVMTPRVDGQVMALERAYRAAGIDPASVGLIEAHGTATPAGDAAEIATMRRVFGDRGAPVGIGSIKSMIGHAMPAAGIAGLIKAALAVYHGVLPPTLHCDEPHPALAGSRLRPVARAEAWDAGVRRAGVSAFGFGGINAHVVLDQHAGARPSPRPRPRAPAAARILLVTAATPEGLARAVATGVSEPGPCRLALVDPTAERRARAARVAARGAPWRGRQDLWIAPGSGALAAGGKLAFVFPGIEPEFSPRTDDVAAHFGLPAAAADRGSDIERHTARLVATGRLLDAALRRLGVRPDCIAGHSAGEWTGMVAAEMIPADAVDAFAATLRPGSVGVADLDYLAVGCSAARAARAIAGIDGAVVSHDNCPHQAVVCGPPAAIAAAVDRLRAERVLCQRLPFRSGFHTPAYRAHVGAFRDVVDRLPLQPARIPLWSATTCAPYPDDPDAIRALAVDHLVEPVRFRELVDALYAAGVRVFVLVGPTALGGFIDDTLRGRPHATVAANSPRRAGLAQLARVAAALWTEGVNVRFDALPVTVDGDPRPAPAAPRAPVALALGAPRISLAGRIAPAVAGRAARPVAAAEAGEVAADTPRPAADTVRAGAGRLPAVRDPVVAAFEANLALLHDAQRDVLAALERARRAPPRSQPPPARAAWRHRVSLDDYPELADHTFYRQRDGWPHWPDRFPVVPMTMHIDLMVEAAARVAPGRVAVAVENVSAHRWLAVAPPAEVDISAAFDGADRVDVRIGDYAAGTVVVATTYPPAPAPSAEPIGDPRPPEVDAGRLYDDRWMFHGPAYRGVRRLGPIGAGGIRGELAALPARGALLDNAGQLMGYWVMANTEVDRLAFPVRIASIEWFAPPPAEGRAVDCTVWIRRVDHALVRADMELVDAGRLWARATGWVDKRFDTDEVVWPMLRFPERRMLSEREDGGVYVCVERWRGAASRELIARRYLGADEYAVYERLGARRQRGWLVGRIAAKDAVRDWLWRRGLGAVFPAEVRIDSDAAGGPVVAAATGCARAVADALAGGRVAVSIAHKPHLGVARLAHGPGARVGVDVETIAPRGDGFAHVAFTDGERRARGGVDRDEWFARVWAAKEAAAKAAGTGLMGNPRRFEVVEVAGDRMLVARAGGDRAWVTTRRRGDAIVAWTAGDDGGTPCA
- a CDS encoding alpha/beta fold hydrolase, whose protein sequence is MAEVIANGVRHHVQRLGPTTGAPVVFVHGLVMDNLSSWYFTAAPRVARARPVVVYDLRGHGRSDRPATGYTIDVLAADLAALLDALGVFEPIGLAGNSFGGALALAFAARHPERVARMALVDAHGGAPDWAEKMAATLELRGDARDRAIAANFRNWLGRHSARKRTRLAAAAAALVYDTTLVDDIRRSPALAGAQLAAVRCPVLALYGEQSDARAAGERLAAALPDCALRIVPGCTHSVLWERTDEVCGALADWFAEGAR
- a CDS encoding alpha/beta hydrolase; translated protein: MRLHAVALDPPGPPVDPPVVMLHGLLIGNLTTWYFTAAPALARRRRVLLYDLRGHGRSDVPPSGYDVATQARDLAGVVACLPRVALVGHSYGALIALRFALDHPNRVDRLVLVEAPLPPARMGETAAFARRAPADMAAALPAELRAVVGAGGRRARRLVAQLARLSRDTTLLADVDAEGDVDDAELARVSCRALVVCGRRSACAPAGERLARAIPRADFVVLDGGHYLHLDQPRALTGAIARFFDG
- a CDS encoding acyl carrier protein, whose protein sequence is MTNLTRDDVLQTVRRLIVEVVGDDLDMTGPIELATSFGRDLELESIEFVALAEKLQQHYGDAVDFTAWLADKDLDEIIALTVGDLVEYIAACRS
- a CDS encoding glycosyltransferase, which produces MSRVLFVVPPLMGHINPTVSVARELSARGHAVAWVGHARALARALPPDATRFALDDDVPDDVAAPIAARATAARGAARLKLLWEEFFAPLARQMVPGVDAAIDRWRPDVVVVDQQAVAGAIAARRRALPWVTFATTSAGVVDPLAGLPKVRAWLDELIAGLFAAAGVDAGPAPERSPYLVVAFSTRALVGDAALPGRVEFVGPSISDRPEPVDFPWSALRDGPRVLVTLGTVNARAGARFFGEVVEALGGGPIQVVLVAPRDCAPAAMPDNVLRRDFVPQLALLPHVDAVVCHAGHNTVVEALAHGRPLVVAPIVDDQPVVAQQVVEAGAGIRVKFGRVRAPALRDAVMRVLDESAFAEAASRIAESFARAGGAPRAADLIEEWMA
- a CDS encoding TetR/AcrR family transcriptional regulator, encoding MAGNAAARIPSAAGAALAGAGAGAGLPAGAGAGLPAGAASAGAGAGAGAGAGLPAGAGAGLP